A genomic segment from Takifugu rubripes chromosome 20, fTakRub1.2, whole genome shotgun sequence encodes:
- the tnni3k gene encoding serine/threonine-protein kinase TNNI3K isoform X2, which translates to MCNCGSVRYRITVLLQGVGQRCSFYRTRITSMGNYKTRPSQTCTDEWKKKVGESYAVIIEKLDDDLQLKDSELVDLRLAFSSDEAFQKVNLSYRTEKGLSLLHLCCVCGGNKAHIRALILKGLRPSRLSRNGFTALHLAAYKDNAELVTALLHGGSDVQQVGYGALTALHVATLAGHHEATDILLQHGANVNVQDAVFFTPLHIASCYGHEQIAKLLLKFAADENVSGEVGDRPLHLAAAKGFLSIVKLLLVEGSKAKMNAKDNEDHIPLHFSARFGHHEVVRFLLEGQFDVQPHAVNIYGDTPLHLACYNGKFEAVKEIVQLSGTDGLSKENIFSETVLHSACTYGKDLEMVKFLLSQNAMSINHQGRDGHTALHSACFHGHIRLVQFLLDNGADMNLVACDPSRSSGEKDEQTCLMWAYEKGHDAIVTLLKHYKRPDDSPCNEYSQPGGDGSYVSVPSPLGKIKSMTKEKAEVLLLRVSLPSQFHLQLSDLEFNEIIGSGSFGQVYRGKCRNKIVAIKRYRANTYCSKSDVDMFCREVSILCCLNHPCIIQFVGACLDDPSQFAIVTQYVSGGSLFALLHEQKRLIDLQSKLIIAIDVAKGMEYLHNLTQPIIHRDLNSHNILLYEDGHAVVADFGESRFLQSVDEDNMTKQPGNLRWMAPEVFTQCTRYSVKADMFSYALCLWELFTGEIPFAHLKPAAAAADMAYHHIRPPIGYSIPKPISALLMRGWYACPEDRPEFSEVVSSLEECLSNVELMSPASSNSSGSLSPSSSSDCLLGRGGPGRSHVAALRSRFELEYALNTRAYAFWSQSERRRASGGVSLEEVRRNMQLSPIDRNGYVSDPMSTMRYCSSFSSGGSFEDSN; encoded by the exons ATGTGCAATTGTGGCAGTGTGAGATACCGGATCACTGTTTTACTCCAGGGAGTTGGACAGCGCTGCTCTTTTTACAGGACAAGAATCACATCCATGGGAAATTACAAAACCAGGCCATCCCAGACGTGCACAG ATGAGTGGAAGAAGAAGGTGGGAGAGTCGTATGCTGTGATCATTGAGAAGTTGGACGATGACCTCCAGCTCAAAGACAGCGAGCTTGTGGATCTCAGACTTGCTTTCAG TTCTGACGAAGCTTTCCAGAAAGTGAATCTGAGCTACAGGACTGAGAAAGGGCTGTCGCTGCTGCATCTTTGCTGCGTATGTGGAG GCAACAAGGCCCACATCCGCGCGCTAATCCTGAAAGGCCTGCGTCCGTCCCGACTGTCCAGGAATGGCTTCACCGCCCTCCATCTTGCTGCCTACAAG gaTAACGCCGAGCTGGTGACCGCGCTTCTCCATGGGGGGTCAGATGTGCAGCAGGTGGGCTACGGTGCCCTCACCGCCCTGCATGTGGCCACACTGGCTGGCCATCATGAG GCAACAGATATCCTCCTGCAGCACGGAGCTAACGTCAACGTTCAGGATGCTGTGTTCTTCACCCCGCTGCATATCGCCTCTTGTTACGGCCACGAGCAG ATcgcaaagctgctgctgaagtttgcGGCGGATGAGAATGTGAGCGGTGAGGTGGGCGACCGTCCTCTTCACCTGGCCGCAGCCAAAGGTTTCCTGAGCATcgtcaaactgctgctggtggagggaaGCAAAGCCAAAA TGAATGCCAAGGACAACGAAGATCACATTCCGCTCCACTTTAGCGCCCGCTTTGGTCATCATGAGGTGGTCCGCTTCCTCCTGGAGGGCCAATTTGACGTGCAGCCACACGCTGTCAACATCTATGGGGACACGCCGTTGCACTT GGCTTGTTACAATGGGAAATTTGAGGCGGTGAAGGAGATCGTGCAGCTCTCTGGTACAGACGGCCTGTCGAAAGAGAACATATTCAGCGAGACCGTACTTCACAG TGCGTGCACCTATGgaaaagacctggagatggtGAAGTTCCTGTTGAGCCAGAACGCAATGAGCATCAACCACCAGGGCAGAGATGGACACACAG CTCTGCACAGTGCCTGTTTTCACGGACACATCCGCCTGGTGCAGTTCCTGCTGGACAACGGGGCAGACATGAACCTGGTCGCCTGTGACCCCAGCAGGTCCAGCGGGGAAAAAGATGAGCAGACCTGCCTGATGTGGGCTTATGAAAAAG GTCACGATGCCATCGTCACCTTACTGAAACACTACAAACGTCCCGATGACTCTCCCTGCAACGAGTACTCCCAGCCGGGAGGGG ACGGCTCCTATGTTTCCGTCCCTTCTCCTCTGGGAAAGATCAAAAGCATGACGAAAG AGAAAGCCGAAGTGCTCCTCCTCAGGGTCAGCCTCCCGTCGCAGTTCCACCTTCAGCTGTCCGATCTTGAGTTCAACGAGATTATCGGATCAG GCTCCTTTGGCCAAGTCTACAGAGGCAAGTGCCGAAATAAAATAGTTGCCATCAAACG GTACCGAGCCAACACCTACTGCTCCAAGTCGGACGTAGACATGTTCTGCAGAGAAGTCTCCATCCTGTGTTGCCTCAATCACCCCTGCATCATCCAGTTTGTAGGGGCCTGTTTGGATGATCCCAGCCAGTTTGCCATTGTGACCCAGTACGTCTCCGGAGGCTCGTTGTTCGCTCTGCTGCATGAACAGAAGAG GCTGATCGACCTGCAGTCCAAGCTCATCATCGCCATCGACGTGGCCAAGGGTATGGAGTACCTGCACAATCTCACCCAGCCCATCATCCACAGAGACCTCAACAG CCACAATATCCTGCTGTATGAGGACGGACATGCAGTAGTGGCTGATTTTGGAG AGTCCAGATTTCTGCAGTCTGTGGACGAGGACAACATGACCAAGCAGCCGGGG AACCTTCGCTGGATGGCTCCTGAAGTGTTTACGCAGTGTACTCGCTACTCTGTGAAGGCAGACATGTTCAGCTATGCCCTCTGCCTCTGGGAGCTGTTCACTGGAGAGATTCCCTTTGCTCACTTGAAACCTG ctgcagcagcagcagacatggCCTACCACCACATCAGGCCTCCTATTGGTTATTCCATCCCCAAACCCATCTCTGCACTTCTGATGAGAGGCTGGTACGCCTGCCCAGAG GACAGACCCGAGTTCTCAGAAGTGGTTTCCAGCCTGGAGGAATGCTTGTCCAACGTGGAG CTGATGTCTCCAGcctccagcaacagcagcggctccctctctccctcctcctcctctgactgcCTGCTGGGCCGCGGAGGACCCGGGCGGAGCCACGTGGCTGCCTTGCGCTCTCGTTTTGAGCTCGAGTATGCGCTCAACACCCGGGCCTACGCCTTCTGGTCTCAGag tgagCGTCGCCGTGCGTCCGGGGGGGTTTCACTGGAGGAGGTGCGGAGGAACATGCAGCTTTCCCCGATCGATCGCAACG GCTACGTTTCAGATCCCATGAGCACAATGAGGTACTGCTCGTCCttcagcagcggcggcagcttTGAGGACAGCAACTAA
- the tnni3k gene encoding serine/threonine-protein kinase TNNI3K isoform X3, producing MTSSSKTASLWISDLLSGNKAHIRALILKGLRPSRLSRNGFTALHLAAYKDNAELVTALLHGGSDVQQVGYGALTALHVATLAGHHEATDILLQHGANVNVQDAVFFTPLHIASCYGHEQIAKLLLKFAADENVSGEVGDRPLHLAAAKGFLSIVKLLLVEGSKAKMNAKDNEDHIPLHFSARFGHHEVVRFLLEGQFDVQPHAVNIYGDTPLHLACYNGKFEAVKEIVQLSGTDGLSKENIFSETVLHSACTYGKDLEMVKFLLSQNAMSINHQGRDGHTALHSACFHGHIRLVQFLLDNGADMNLVACDPSRSSGEKDEQTCLMWAYEKGHDAIVTLLKHYKRPDDSPCNEYSQPGGDGSYVSVPSPLGKIKSMTKEKAEVLLLRVSLPSQFHLQLSDLEFNEIIGSGSFGQVYRGKCRNKIVAIKRYRANTYCSKSDVDMFCREVSILCCLNHPCIIQFVGACLDDPSQFAIVTQYVSGGSLFALLHEQKRLIDLQSKLIIAIDVAKGMEYLHNLTQPIIHRDLNSHNILLYEDGHAVVADFGESRFLQSVDEDNMTKQPGNLRWMAPEVFTQCTRYSVKADMFSYALCLWELFTGEIPFAHLKPAAAAADMAYHHIRPPIGYSIPKPISALLMRGWYACPEDRPEFSEVVSSLEECLSNVEQLMSPASSNSSGSLSPSSSSDCLLGRGGPGRSHVAALRSRFELEYALNTRAYAFWSQSERRRASGGVSLEEVRRNMQLSPIDRNGYVSDPMSTMRYCSSFSSGGSFEDSN from the exons ATGACCTCCAGCTCAAAGACAGCGAGCTTGTGGATCTCAGACTTGCTTTCAG GCAACAAGGCCCACATCCGCGCGCTAATCCTGAAAGGCCTGCGTCCGTCCCGACTGTCCAGGAATGGCTTCACCGCCCTCCATCTTGCTGCCTACAAG gaTAACGCCGAGCTGGTGACCGCGCTTCTCCATGGGGGGTCAGATGTGCAGCAGGTGGGCTACGGTGCCCTCACCGCCCTGCATGTGGCCACACTGGCTGGCCATCATGAG GCAACAGATATCCTCCTGCAGCACGGAGCTAACGTCAACGTTCAGGATGCTGTGTTCTTCACCCCGCTGCATATCGCCTCTTGTTACGGCCACGAGCAG ATcgcaaagctgctgctgaagtttgcGGCGGATGAGAATGTGAGCGGTGAGGTGGGCGACCGTCCTCTTCACCTGGCCGCAGCCAAAGGTTTCCTGAGCATcgtcaaactgctgctggtggagggaaGCAAAGCCAAAA TGAATGCCAAGGACAACGAAGATCACATTCCGCTCCACTTTAGCGCCCGCTTTGGTCATCATGAGGTGGTCCGCTTCCTCCTGGAGGGCCAATTTGACGTGCAGCCACACGCTGTCAACATCTATGGGGACACGCCGTTGCACTT GGCTTGTTACAATGGGAAATTTGAGGCGGTGAAGGAGATCGTGCAGCTCTCTGGTACAGACGGCCTGTCGAAAGAGAACATATTCAGCGAGACCGTACTTCACAG TGCGTGCACCTATGgaaaagacctggagatggtGAAGTTCCTGTTGAGCCAGAACGCAATGAGCATCAACCACCAGGGCAGAGATGGACACACAG CTCTGCACAGTGCCTGTTTTCACGGACACATCCGCCTGGTGCAGTTCCTGCTGGACAACGGGGCAGACATGAACCTGGTCGCCTGTGACCCCAGCAGGTCCAGCGGGGAAAAAGATGAGCAGACCTGCCTGATGTGGGCTTATGAAAAAG GTCACGATGCCATCGTCACCTTACTGAAACACTACAAACGTCCCGATGACTCTCCCTGCAACGAGTACTCCCAGCCGGGAGGGG ACGGCTCCTATGTTTCCGTCCCTTCTCCTCTGGGAAAGATCAAAAGCATGACGAAAG AGAAAGCCGAAGTGCTCCTCCTCAGGGTCAGCCTCCCGTCGCAGTTCCACCTTCAGCTGTCCGATCTTGAGTTCAACGAGATTATCGGATCAG GCTCCTTTGGCCAAGTCTACAGAGGCAAGTGCCGAAATAAAATAGTTGCCATCAAACG GTACCGAGCCAACACCTACTGCTCCAAGTCGGACGTAGACATGTTCTGCAGAGAAGTCTCCATCCTGTGTTGCCTCAATCACCCCTGCATCATCCAGTTTGTAGGGGCCTGTTTGGATGATCCCAGCCAGTTTGCCATTGTGACCCAGTACGTCTCCGGAGGCTCGTTGTTCGCTCTGCTGCATGAACAGAAGAG GCTGATCGACCTGCAGTCCAAGCTCATCATCGCCATCGACGTGGCCAAGGGTATGGAGTACCTGCACAATCTCACCCAGCCCATCATCCACAGAGACCTCAACAG CCACAATATCCTGCTGTATGAGGACGGACATGCAGTAGTGGCTGATTTTGGAG AGTCCAGATTTCTGCAGTCTGTGGACGAGGACAACATGACCAAGCAGCCGGGG AACCTTCGCTGGATGGCTCCTGAAGTGTTTACGCAGTGTACTCGCTACTCTGTGAAGGCAGACATGTTCAGCTATGCCCTCTGCCTCTGGGAGCTGTTCACTGGAGAGATTCCCTTTGCTCACTTGAAACCTG ctgcagcagcagcagacatggCCTACCACCACATCAGGCCTCCTATTGGTTATTCCATCCCCAAACCCATCTCTGCACTTCTGATGAGAGGCTGGTACGCCTGCCCAGAG GACAGACCCGAGTTCTCAGAAGTGGTTTCCAGCCTGGAGGAATGCTTGTCCAACGTGGAG cagCTGATGTCTCCAGcctccagcaacagcagcggctccctctctccctcctcctcctctgactgcCTGCTGGGCCGCGGAGGACCCGGGCGGAGCCACGTGGCTGCCTTGCGCTCTCGTTTTGAGCTCGAGTATGCGCTCAACACCCGGGCCTACGCCTTCTGGTCTCAGag tgagCGTCGCCGTGCGTCCGGGGGGGTTTCACTGGAGGAGGTGCGGAGGAACATGCAGCTTTCCCCGATCGATCGCAACG GCTACGTTTCAGATCCCATGAGCACAATGAGGTACTGCTCGTCCttcagcagcggcggcagcttTGAGGACAGCAACTAA
- the tnni3k gene encoding serine/threonine-protein kinase TNNI3K isoform X1 gives MCNCGSVRYRITVLLQGVGQRCSFYRTRITSMGNYKTRPSQTCTDEWKKKVGESYAVIIEKLDDDLQLKDSELVDLRLAFSSDEAFQKVNLSYRTEKGLSLLHLCCVCGGNKAHIRALILKGLRPSRLSRNGFTALHLAAYKDNAELVTALLHGGSDVQQVGYGALTALHVATLAGHHEATDILLQHGANVNVQDAVFFTPLHIASCYGHEQIAKLLLKFAADENVSGEVGDRPLHLAAAKGFLSIVKLLLVEGSKAKMNAKDNEDHIPLHFSARFGHHEVVRFLLEGQFDVQPHAVNIYGDTPLHLACYNGKFEAVKEIVQLSGTDGLSKENIFSETVLHSACTYGKDLEMVKFLLSQNAMSINHQGRDGHTALHSACFHGHIRLVQFLLDNGADMNLVACDPSRSSGEKDEQTCLMWAYEKGHDAIVTLLKHYKRPDDSPCNEYSQPGGDGSYVSVPSPLGKIKSMTKEKAEVLLLRVSLPSQFHLQLSDLEFNEIIGSGSFGQVYRGKCRNKIVAIKRYRANTYCSKSDVDMFCREVSILCCLNHPCIIQFVGACLDDPSQFAIVTQYVSGGSLFALLHEQKRLIDLQSKLIIAIDVAKGMEYLHNLTQPIIHRDLNSHNILLYEDGHAVVADFGESRFLQSVDEDNMTKQPGNLRWMAPEVFTQCTRYSVKADMFSYALCLWELFTGEIPFAHLKPAAAAADMAYHHIRPPIGYSIPKPISALLMRGWYACPEDRPEFSEVVSSLEECLSNVEQLMSPASSNSSGSLSPSSSSDCLLGRGGPGRSHVAALRSRFELEYALNTRAYAFWSQSERRRASGGVSLEEVRRNMQLSPIDRNGYVSDPMSTMRYCSSFSSGGSFEDSN, from the exons ATGTGCAATTGTGGCAGTGTGAGATACCGGATCACTGTTTTACTCCAGGGAGTTGGACAGCGCTGCTCTTTTTACAGGACAAGAATCACATCCATGGGAAATTACAAAACCAGGCCATCCCAGACGTGCACAG ATGAGTGGAAGAAGAAGGTGGGAGAGTCGTATGCTGTGATCATTGAGAAGTTGGACGATGACCTCCAGCTCAAAGACAGCGAGCTTGTGGATCTCAGACTTGCTTTCAG TTCTGACGAAGCTTTCCAGAAAGTGAATCTGAGCTACAGGACTGAGAAAGGGCTGTCGCTGCTGCATCTTTGCTGCGTATGTGGAG GCAACAAGGCCCACATCCGCGCGCTAATCCTGAAAGGCCTGCGTCCGTCCCGACTGTCCAGGAATGGCTTCACCGCCCTCCATCTTGCTGCCTACAAG gaTAACGCCGAGCTGGTGACCGCGCTTCTCCATGGGGGGTCAGATGTGCAGCAGGTGGGCTACGGTGCCCTCACCGCCCTGCATGTGGCCACACTGGCTGGCCATCATGAG GCAACAGATATCCTCCTGCAGCACGGAGCTAACGTCAACGTTCAGGATGCTGTGTTCTTCACCCCGCTGCATATCGCCTCTTGTTACGGCCACGAGCAG ATcgcaaagctgctgctgaagtttgcGGCGGATGAGAATGTGAGCGGTGAGGTGGGCGACCGTCCTCTTCACCTGGCCGCAGCCAAAGGTTTCCTGAGCATcgtcaaactgctgctggtggagggaaGCAAAGCCAAAA TGAATGCCAAGGACAACGAAGATCACATTCCGCTCCACTTTAGCGCCCGCTTTGGTCATCATGAGGTGGTCCGCTTCCTCCTGGAGGGCCAATTTGACGTGCAGCCACACGCTGTCAACATCTATGGGGACACGCCGTTGCACTT GGCTTGTTACAATGGGAAATTTGAGGCGGTGAAGGAGATCGTGCAGCTCTCTGGTACAGACGGCCTGTCGAAAGAGAACATATTCAGCGAGACCGTACTTCACAG TGCGTGCACCTATGgaaaagacctggagatggtGAAGTTCCTGTTGAGCCAGAACGCAATGAGCATCAACCACCAGGGCAGAGATGGACACACAG CTCTGCACAGTGCCTGTTTTCACGGACACATCCGCCTGGTGCAGTTCCTGCTGGACAACGGGGCAGACATGAACCTGGTCGCCTGTGACCCCAGCAGGTCCAGCGGGGAAAAAGATGAGCAGACCTGCCTGATGTGGGCTTATGAAAAAG GTCACGATGCCATCGTCACCTTACTGAAACACTACAAACGTCCCGATGACTCTCCCTGCAACGAGTACTCCCAGCCGGGAGGGG ACGGCTCCTATGTTTCCGTCCCTTCTCCTCTGGGAAAGATCAAAAGCATGACGAAAG AGAAAGCCGAAGTGCTCCTCCTCAGGGTCAGCCTCCCGTCGCAGTTCCACCTTCAGCTGTCCGATCTTGAGTTCAACGAGATTATCGGATCAG GCTCCTTTGGCCAAGTCTACAGAGGCAAGTGCCGAAATAAAATAGTTGCCATCAAACG GTACCGAGCCAACACCTACTGCTCCAAGTCGGACGTAGACATGTTCTGCAGAGAAGTCTCCATCCTGTGTTGCCTCAATCACCCCTGCATCATCCAGTTTGTAGGGGCCTGTTTGGATGATCCCAGCCAGTTTGCCATTGTGACCCAGTACGTCTCCGGAGGCTCGTTGTTCGCTCTGCTGCATGAACAGAAGAG GCTGATCGACCTGCAGTCCAAGCTCATCATCGCCATCGACGTGGCCAAGGGTATGGAGTACCTGCACAATCTCACCCAGCCCATCATCCACAGAGACCTCAACAG CCACAATATCCTGCTGTATGAGGACGGACATGCAGTAGTGGCTGATTTTGGAG AGTCCAGATTTCTGCAGTCTGTGGACGAGGACAACATGACCAAGCAGCCGGGG AACCTTCGCTGGATGGCTCCTGAAGTGTTTACGCAGTGTACTCGCTACTCTGTGAAGGCAGACATGTTCAGCTATGCCCTCTGCCTCTGGGAGCTGTTCACTGGAGAGATTCCCTTTGCTCACTTGAAACCTG ctgcagcagcagcagacatggCCTACCACCACATCAGGCCTCCTATTGGTTATTCCATCCCCAAACCCATCTCTGCACTTCTGATGAGAGGCTGGTACGCCTGCCCAGAG GACAGACCCGAGTTCTCAGAAGTGGTTTCCAGCCTGGAGGAATGCTTGTCCAACGTGGAG cagCTGATGTCTCCAGcctccagcaacagcagcggctccctctctccctcctcctcctctgactgcCTGCTGGGCCGCGGAGGACCCGGGCGGAGCCACGTGGCTGCCTTGCGCTCTCGTTTTGAGCTCGAGTATGCGCTCAACACCCGGGCCTACGCCTTCTGGTCTCAGag tgagCGTCGCCGTGCGTCCGGGGGGGTTTCACTGGAGGAGGTGCGGAGGAACATGCAGCTTTCCCCGATCGATCGCAACG GCTACGTTTCAGATCCCATGAGCACAATGAGGTACTGCTCGTCCttcagcagcggcggcagcttTGAGGACAGCAACTAA
- the fpgt gene encoding fucose-1-phosphate guanylyltransferase — MSEEYAKKLRNATREKLRKFNSLRGREVQPGEFWDVVVLTAVDRDQREAYELQIAEKVKRKELPFGADYKIFSDPPGCKIGNGGSTLYALQQLNDIYGETLSKLRVLLVHAGGFSQRLPIASALGKIFAAVPLGDPLYQMLEIKLALFVDFPSRMKPGVLVAAADCLELYCVTEDDGALFDRHGFTALAHPSSLITGTTHGVFVLDPSKRSADLDVEKVGCLRFLHKPRIAEMRANGAVHSNCLSLPDTEFVYTDSTFYFDFQTSRSLLNLLKELEPLTCEIDAYGDFLQALGPKATIDYTGNTANVTKEESSLVETRKRIFHRLKGTPLNVLVLNNSKFYHLGTTSEYILYFTEDVVLRSELGLLSSAFSLPVKENPDEVSGGVVMHSVLHPSCTVGARSVVEYSRLEAGVCIGQGSIISSCWVSEGLSVPDRILVHSLCVNYERRPRFLTVIFGIDDDLKRRSEAPREELKLFGRSLAECLSHWELGDEAVRFSRDEPKWSLWEARLFPVCPDHQSSFSMSLAMLRSVLSGSTFRLPSNTTLMSIDEALQSKNLEEMLKFRKGLYDEIRLSKST, encoded by the exons ATGAGTGAGGAATATGCGAAAAAGTTGCGAAATGCAACAAGAGAAAAACTCAGGAAATTTAACTCTTTGCGAG GCAGAGAGGTGCAACCTGGCGAGTTTTGGGATGTGGTGGTTCTGACAGCAGTGGACCGGGATCAGAGGGAAGCCTACGAGCTGCAGATCGCTGAAAAGGTGAAAAGGAAGGAGCTTCCATTTGGTGCTGACTACAAGATCTTCTCAGATCCACCCGGGTGTAAAATCG GAAACGGTGGCTCGACTTTGTacgctctgcagcagctgaacgACATCTACGGGGAGACTCTGAGCAAACTGAGGGTCCTTCTCGTTCATGCAG GGGGCTTTAGTCAGCGTTTGCCCATTGCCAGTGCTCTGGGGAAGATCTTTGCTGCCGTGCCGCTGGGTGACCCTCTCTACCAGATGCTGGAAATCAAACTGGCCCTGTTTGTAGATTTTCCTTCTCGGATGAAGCCAGGTGTGCTGGTGGCTGCTGCGGATTGCCTGGAGCTCTACTGTGTCACAGAAGACGATGGCGCCCTTTTCGACAGACATGGCTTCACAGCACTAGCGCACCCCTCCTCACTCATTACTGGGACCACCCACGGAGTGTTTGTATTAGATCCCTCTAAAAGGTCTGCTGACCTGGACGTGGAGAAGGTCGGCTGCCTGCGGTTCCTGCACAAGCCGAGAATCGCAGAGATGAGAGCTAATGGCGCCGTTCACAGCAACTGCCTTTCTTTACCTGACACGGAGTTTGTTTACACTGACAGCACTTTTTACTTTGACTTTCAGACCTCCAGGTCTCTACTTAACCTGCTGAAAGAGTTGGAACCCTTGACATGTGAGATTGATGCGTACGGGGACTTTCTCCAAGCTCTGGGCCCCAAAGCCACCATAGATTACACCGGCAACACTGCAAACGTCACCAAAGAGGAGAGCAGTTTGGTGGAAACCCGTAAAAGGATTTTCCACCGTTTAAAGGGTACTCCCTTGAATGTTCTGGTACTGAACAACTCTAAGTTCTATCACCTAGGTACCACATCGGAGTACATTTTATACTTCACTGAAGATGTGGTCCTGCGGAGCGAGCTGGGCCTCCTGTCTTCTGCTTTCAGCCTCCCAGTTAAGGAGAACCCAGACGAGGTTTCGGGAGGTGTCGTCATGCACAGCGTCCTCCACCCCAGCTGTACCGTAGGAGCCCGATCTGTGGTGGAGTACTCCAGGCTGGAAGCAGGAGTCTGCATAGGCCAGGGCTCCATCATTAGCAGCTGCTGGGTCAGTGAAGGCCTCTCGGTGCCTGACAGAATCCTGGTTCATTCACTGTGTGTGAATTATGAACGGCGACCCCGATTCCTTACAGTCATTTTCGGGATCGACGACGACCTGAAGCGCCGATCCGAGGCGCCCAGGGAGGAGCTGAAGCTTTTTGGACGCAGTCTGGCAGAATGTCTGTCCCACTGGGAGCTAGGAGACGAGGCAGTGAGGTTCTCCAGAGATGAACCAAAGTGGAGCCTGTGGGAAGCGCGTTTGTTTCCCGTTTGTCCCGATCACCAAAGCTCGTTCTCAATGTCCCTGGCGATGCTACGTTCGGTCCTGAGTGGCTCCACGTTCAGGCTACCCAGTAACACCACACTGATGTCTATAGACGAAGCTTTGCAGAGCAAGAACCTGGAGGAGATGTTGAAGTTCAGGAAAGGACTATACGATGAGATCAGACTGTCAAAGTCAACCTGA